Proteins found in one Collinsella aerofaciens genomic segment:
- a CDS encoding aminotransferase class I/II-fold pyridoxal phosphate-dependent enzyme, producing the protein MKELSNRTATFTDSVIRRMTRISNKYDAVNLSQGFPDFDPPAQLLNSLSTIASDPKPLYHQYSITWGSQAMREALAAKQEHFMGMPINPNENIVITCGSTEAMMAAMMTVTNPGDKVVIFSPFYENYGADTILSGAEPIYVPLNPPTFDFDRETLEAAFRDNDPKAIVLCNPSNPCGKVFTRDELTFIADLCKKYDTYCITDEVYEHIVYAPHEHVYMATLPGMFERTISCSSLSKTYSITGWRLGYTIAPAEITERIKKVHDFLTVGAAAPLQEAVVTALKFDDSYYDEVLDLYTAKRDLFCQGLDSIGLEHNVPQGAYYVMMDISEFGYDSDLEFCEDLASKVGVGAVPGSSFFREPVNHLIRFHFAKRDETLNAALENLKSLRDKIKPRG; encoded by the coding sequence CTCTCGCAGGGCTTCCCCGACTTTGATCCCCCGGCGCAGCTGCTCAATAGCCTGAGCACCATCGCCAGCGACCCCAAGCCGCTCTACCATCAGTACTCCATCACTTGGGGCTCCCAGGCCATGCGCGAGGCGCTTGCCGCCAAGCAGGAGCACTTTATGGGCATGCCGATCAACCCCAATGAGAACATCGTGATCACCTGCGGCTCCACCGAGGCAATGATGGCCGCCATGATGACGGTCACAAACCCCGGCGACAAGGTCGTCATCTTCTCGCCGTTCTACGAGAACTACGGCGCCGACACGATCCTTTCGGGGGCCGAGCCCATCTACGTGCCGCTCAACCCGCCCACATTCGACTTTGACCGCGAGACACTCGAGGCGGCCTTCCGCGACAACGACCCCAAGGCCATCGTCCTGTGCAACCCTTCCAACCCCTGCGGCAAGGTCTTTACACGCGATGAGCTCACCTTTATCGCCGACCTCTGCAAAAAGTACGACACCTACTGCATCACCGACGAGGTATACGAGCACATCGTCTACGCGCCCCACGAGCACGTCTATATGGCCACGCTGCCCGGCATGTTTGAGCGCACCATCAGCTGCAGCTCGCTGTCTAAGACGTACTCCATCACCGGCTGGCGTCTGGGCTACACTATCGCCCCTGCCGAAATCACCGAGCGCATCAAGAAGGTCCACGACTTCCTCACCGTGGGCGCCGCCGCTCCCCTGCAGGAAGCCGTCGTCACCGCCCTCAAATTCGACGACAGCTATTACGATGAGGTCCTCGACCTCTATACCGCCAAACGCGACCTGTTCTGCCAGGGACTCGACAGCATCGGTCTTGAGCATAACGTGCCGCAGGGCGCCTACTACGTGATGATGGATATCTCAGAGTTTGGCTACGACAGCGACCTCGAGTTCTGCGAGGACCTGGCCTCAAAGGTGGGCGTGGGCGCCGTGCCCGGCTCGAGCTTCTTCCGCGAGCCCGTCAACCATCTGATTCGTTTCCACTTTGCCAAGCGAGACGAGACGCTTAACGCGGCGCTGGAGAACCTCAAGTCGCTACGTGATAAAATCAAGCCGCGCGGGTAA
- a CDS encoding ROK family protein, with protein MAEQQLIGALEAGGTKMVCATGYADGTVLKREQIATTTPQETVEAVNAWFADKGISALGIGAFGPTAVNPASPQYGKILETPKTAWRYFDLLGTIQNELNVPCGYDTDVNVACLGEVTFGCAQGLTDVVYLTIGTGVGAGVLSGGQLVHGMMHPEAGHILVTRDPRDTIGEHSACPFHDNCLEGLIAGPGVKKRWDGKSAGDMADDPEAMDLLAGYLAQALMTYTLCYAPQKIIIGGGVADHTPIVPLARKKCAEMLNGYIVTPEVNDIDTYIVNNSLEGKQGIMGCLALGAQALQ; from the coding sequence ATGGCAGAGCAGCAGCTTATCGGAGCGCTCGAGGCCGGTGGCACCAAGATGGTCTGCGCCACGGGCTATGCGGACGGTACGGTCCTAAAGCGCGAGCAGATCGCGACCACGACCCCGCAGGAGACCGTCGAGGCCGTCAACGCATGGTTTGCAGACAAGGGCATCTCCGCCCTGGGCATCGGCGCCTTTGGCCCCACCGCGGTCAACCCCGCCTCGCCCCAATACGGCAAGATCCTGGAGACGCCCAAGACCGCATGGCGCTACTTTGACCTGCTGGGCACCATCCAAAACGAGCTCAACGTCCCCTGCGGCTACGACACCGACGTCAACGTCGCCTGCCTCGGCGAGGTCACCTTTGGTTGCGCCCAGGGCCTCACTGACGTTGTCTACCTGACCATCGGCACCGGCGTGGGCGCCGGCGTGCTCTCGGGCGGTCAGCTCGTCCACGGCATGATGCACCCCGAGGCCGGTCACATCCTGGTCACACGCGACCCGCGTGACACCATCGGCGAGCACAGTGCCTGCCCCTTCCATGACAACTGCCTGGAGGGCCTCATCGCCGGTCCCGGCGTCAAAAAGCGCTGGGATGGCAAGAGCGCCGGAGACATGGCCGATGACCCGGAGGCCATGGATCTGCTCGCGGGCTATCTGGCACAGGCGCTCATGACCTACACGCTGTGCTACGCACCGCAAAAGATCATCATCGGCGGCGGCGTGGCCGACCACACCCCCATCGTGCCGCTCGCACGCAAGAAATGTGCCGAAATGCTCAACGGCTATATCGTCACGCCCGAGGTCAACGACATCGATACCTACATTGTCAACAACAGCCTCGAGGGCAAGCAGGGCATCATGGGTTGCCTTGCCCTGGGCGCACAGGCGCTTCAGTAA
- a CDS encoding VanZ family protein: MVKMNRKWAVVTCLMALLIWGNSLVPGSGSGSLSLTVMEAIRGFLHGVGLPYEWVTNFVVRKCAHFTEYMVLGILATHAFDFEGRHTFDVLLPTAVFLLLIPSIDETIQLFVPGRAGMITDVMIDCCGAAMGVVLRYLLRSLMYAKKAA; this comes from the coding sequence ATGGTTAAGATGAATCGAAAATGGGCGGTCGTGACCTGCCTGATGGCGCTCTTGATCTGGGGCAATTCGCTGGTTCCCGGCTCGGGGTCGGGCTCGCTGAGCCTAACGGTCATGGAAGCTATCCGCGGTTTCCTGCACGGCGTGGGACTTCCATATGAATGGGTGACCAACTTTGTTGTTCGCAAGTGCGCGCATTTTACCGAGTATATGGTGCTCGGCATCCTGGCAACGCACGCTTTTGATTTTGAGGGCCGGCACACCTTTGACGTGCTGCTGCCCACGGCGGTGTTCCTGCTGCTGATTCCCTCGATCGACGAGACGATTCAGCTCTTTGTGCCGGGACGCGCCGGCATGATCACCGATGTGATGATCGACTGCTGTGGAGCGGCAATGGGCGTTGTGCTCCGATATCTCTTACGGTCGCTGATGTACGCCAAAAAGGCCGCCTAG